CAGTCGAACTACGAAGtctattattttcttaataataatttatttaatgaaagtaggcatattatagtttaaaaatgcAATCTGTTCTCCATGCTCTGGTAATAGTCTGTTTctttttgcttcaaatatgtttccAGTTGTGCTAAATAGACGTTCACTTTTTACGGATGAAGGAGGCGCACACAAAACtttctttgaaaactttgaCAAATCCAACTTGTAAGTATCTTTATCAGAGGAAGTGTTACGGTATGCACCCCACCCTTTATAAGGACATTCATTCTTTGGCAGTATTGGAAGGCCAAAGTAGAAGTTGACTTCATCGGTGCTGATACATAAAATATAGGTGATAATGTtaggtttatattttaaaagtattaatctttaaacaactaaacaaattaaaagaagaCTCTTATTCGTCTTTTGAACTATAAAGAATAAAGAacgagataaaaaaaaattgcttattggtaaattataaataattttgggCATAGgcaatcaaaaatatttcataaaattaaaaaagtaacatgaAATATAGAAATTGAAATGTAATTCcattcaatttatatatttaatgtataagCAACACGTAAATCATAAATAGATTCTTTTTTCTTACCATTTTTCTTTGACTGTTTGAGTTTTTCCCATTGAACTAgtgcttctttttctttttctccgTCCGTCAGAACTTTCTGAATTTTGTAGGGCATACTCATTTGCACCGAATTGGTGGAAGAAGCTATATATGTCCATgctcattagttttttttttaatggagaaCCATGGTCATCAAAATCTGAGTCGGACTCAGGAAGTTTAGATtctgaaaatgaatttaatgatcCTTCTGAGTCTGATCCACTACACTTTTGCTACACTGAAGTCAATTTCTTTTGCTTGTTGTAAATGAGACTCAGAACAAAATTGGTAGAAGTCTAGATAGAGTATTTCTTTAAACCTATTATGATTCGTTTCTTCAACAAACTTTAACTTGAAACGAGGATCAAGCATTATTGCAACTTTCAAATCAACATTATccttgtatttttgaaaacgacagttaaaatttttcttaagtttataaacaacaGTTTTGATTTCAGTTGTCGTGTCACAAGCATAGTCAAGAAACTTTTCCATTGCATAGATAAATGGTATAGTCTCTGATGTACATGCAGTTTCTTTACTCATTTCTTTTGTAGCACTTTCGAAGTgttttaatatgcaaacaaGCATTTCAGCAAGTTGCCATTGATTTTCCGTAGGATTCTTTGCATTTGTTTGAGTTCTGGTAATGCAATACAATGCAATAGCTTTTTTCTGCTCAATGAACCTCTCAAGCATATAGTATGTTGAATTCCATCTTGTGGAAACATCTTGAAATATTTTGTGCTCTGGCAATTTTAGTTGAATTTGAATTTCCTTTAATTTAGTCACAGCACTGGATGAGTGGTGGAAATGTCCTGCAAATGCTCGAAAAACAGCAATTGCATCACTTGTTGTTCCTTGTTCTCTAAAGATCTTTTTCTGAATACAAAGTTGTAATGTATGTATCAGACATGGCAGATGCTTATCGCCCAAATTTGACTCTTTAATAGCAGCCATTAAATTGGCTGCATTATCAGTTAAAACTGACTGTGTGTAACTTGTAAACATATCATTTCTACAATAAGCTTGGTAATAACTTGAGCCTTTGGATTGTCAAGTTGGCACAGTTCTTTTCTTTGCAAATTCTCCCGCAGAGAGACCTGAAACAAATTCAacgaataaaaattattatttagtaacTAACAATGACCAGTGACGGATCTAAGTGATAGAAGTATGTATCATTCCCCCTCATTTTGACAAGACTTGCCCCGATCCCGTCACAACATCTTGAATTCTGAATAGTAAATGAATTTAGTTACAGTTATCTGAGTTACCTGTTTGGatgctctttgaaaaaaaggtATTGAGTTATTAGACACATGTGAGCATCCCTGCGCTTCATATGTGGCTGTGCTGGTAATGATTTGCACTGATTCAACAGAGCTTGTTTTATCTGAGCATATTGTTTGAGTAGTGCAAAATTGTTTTACAGATTTTTTGATCTGGTGAAGATTCGTGGTTAACAGTCTTCGTCTGAGAAAGCATCATGCTATGTATAttgtaatgcatttttttcagaTGGTTTTGTAAATTCGTTGTTGACGTTGCTTTGCCAACATCCTCATCACTCACTTTGAAATAATTCCATTAGGGATTTTTACGTCGCGATGAGGTAGCCATAATGCGCTAATGGATAACTAAAAGTTATAATAGCAATTCTGAAAATTGAAATATGAAGTTTAATTAGTTTCttacctttaataatatttactgaaata
This Hydra vulgaris chromosome 04, alternate assembly HydraT2T_AEP DNA region includes the following protein-coding sequences:
- the LOC136079403 gene encoding zinc finger BED domain-containing protein 4-like; this encodes MFTSYTQSVLTDNAANLMAAIKESNLGDKHLPCLIHTLQLCIQKKIFREQGTTSDAIAVFRAFAGHFHHSSSAVTKLKEIQIQLKLPEHKIFQDVSTRWNSTYYMLERFIEQKKAIALYCITRTQTNAKNPTENQWQLAEMLVCILKHFESATKEMSKETACTSETIPFIYAMEKFLDYACDTTTEIKTVVYKLKKNFNCRFQKYKDNVDLKVAIMLDPRFKLKFVEETNHNRFKEILYLDFYQFCSESHLQQAKEIDFSVAKV